In Lycorma delicatula isolate Av1 chromosome 10, ASM4794821v1, whole genome shotgun sequence, a genomic segment contains:
- the mbt gene encoding serine/threonine-protein kinase PAK mbt yields the protein MFTKKKKKPQISPPTNFEHRVHTGFDKREGKYVGLPLQWASIVGNNQILKSTNRPLPLVDPSEITPTEILDLKTIVRGDAKFRTGELNGIPKTSNVARSNSLRSSSPPRLRRDYRAGANIPPAVPEGEVLNLPQYPNANRSVPPYVKPGTEWIGTGVNPGLGPPHHDNVRKSPQNPDGSDYRGPPMYHQNHHMPNGNPSPQVLPHGGSLEVPAGYAVGGYRPPHSQQASTLGPAAHGGPPPRPHSQQGSTPTQTVPSHNINKLNHSGENGGGGSVGPPIRMPDQNQNVNKTPQQQQQLQQQPQQGSNMNGAATAVNSNNNINSNNSNQNQQQIAAAGAKQHHEQQRITHEQFRAALQLVVSPGDPRENLEHFMKIGEGSTGTVCTANEKTTGRKVAVKKMDLKKQQRRELLFNEVVIMRDYHHPNIVEMYESFLVGDELWVVMEFLEGGALTDIVTHARMDEEQIATVCKQCLKALAYLHSQGVIHRDIKSDSILLAADGRVKLSDFGFCAQVSQELPKRKSLVGTPYWMSPEVISRLPYGPEVDIWSLGIMVIEMVDGEPPFFNEPPLQAMRRIRDMPPPKLKNTHKVSPRLQGFLERLLVRDPGQRASAQELLQHPFLRQAGPPALLVPLMKGSRHSNC from the exons ATGTTcacaaagaaaaagaagaagccCCAGATTTCACCACCTACAAATTTTGAACATCGTGTGCATACTGGCTTTGATAAAAGAGAAGGGAAATATGTTGGTCTTCCATTACAGTGGGCTAGTATTGTCGGTAATAATCAAATTCTTAAAAGTACCAATCGACCTTTACCATTGGTTGATCCATCTGAGATAACACCGACTGAAATTCTTGatttaaaa actattgTAAGAGGAGACGCAAAATTTAGAACGGGTGAATTAAATGGAATCCCAAAAACCTCCAACGTTGCTCGAAGTAATTCATTGCGATCATCAAGTCCTCCTCGGTTGAGACGTGATTATAGAGCTGGAGCAAATATACCACCTGCTGTGCCTGAAGGGGAAGTATTAAATCTTCCTCAATATCCTAATGCCAATCGTTCTGTTCCGCCTTat GTAAAACCTGGTACTGAGTGGATAGGAACTGGTGTAAACCCTGGTTTAGGACCGCCTCACCACGACAATGTGCGTAAATCACCACAAAATCCTGATGGCAGTGATTATAGAGGGCCACCTATGTATCATCAAAATCATCATATGCCAAATGGAAATCCTTCACCACAG gTTTTACCACACGGTGGTAGTTTGGAAGTGCCAGCAGGTTATGCAGTTGGTGGTTATCGTCCACCTCATTCTCAGCAAGCTTCTACACTGGGTCCAGCTGCTCATGGTGGTCCACCACCAAGACCTCATTCCCAACAAGGAAGCACTCCTACCCAAACAGTACCatctcataatataaataaa ttAAATCACAGTGGTGAAAATGGTGGAGGCGGTAGTGTCGGTCCCCCAATTAGAATGCCTGACCAGAATCAGAATGTTAATAAAACACCGCAACAACAACAGCAACTACAGCAGCAGCCGCAGCAAGGTAGTAACATGAATGGTGCTGCAACTGctgttaacagtaataataatattaatagtaacaaTAGTAACCAAAATCAACAACAGATTGCAGCTGCGGGTGCCAAACAACATCATGAACAACAACGTATTACACACGAGCAG ttcaGGGCAGCATTGCAATTAGTTGTAAGTCCTGGTGATCCTCGAGAGAATTtggaacattttatgaaaataggaGAAGGTTCTACTGGAACTGTATGTACAGCTAATGAGAAAACAACCGGTAGAAAAGTTGCTGTTAAAAAAATGGATCTGAAAAAACAGCAAAGGAGGGAATTGTTATTTAATGAG GTTGTCATTATGAGAGATTATCATCATCCAAATATCGTTGAAATGTATGAAAGTTTTCTTGTTGGTGATGAATTGTGGGTAGTGATGGAATTTTTAGAAGGTGGTGCATTAACAGATATTGTTACTCATGCTAGAATGGATGAAGAACAAATTGCTACTGTCTGTAAACAGTGTTTGAAAGCATTAGCATATCTGCATTCACAGGGTGTTATACATAGAGATATTAAAAGTGATTCAATATTATTGGCTGCTGATGGAAga gtgaAGCTATCtgattttggattttgtgctcAAGTTTCTCAAGAATTACCGAAAAGGAAATCACTTGTAGGAACACCATATTGGATGTCACCAGAAGTTATATCACGTCTTCCTTATGGTCCTGAGGTTGATATTTGGTCTTTAGGTATTATGGTCATTGAAATGGTCGATGGCGAACCTCCTTTCTTTAATGAACCACCACTTCAAGCTATGAGACGTATAAGAGATATGCCTCCACCAAAGTTAAAGAACACTCACAag